From the genome of Varibaculum prostatecancerukia, one region includes:
- a CDS encoding NADPH-dependent oxidoreductase, which produces MSETIEHQLAHRSVRRFDSQPISPEVLAQLKEATRRTATSCGVQMASIIQVNDPEKKRQISLVSNQDYIADAPQLWIFLTDLYRSYRIVEEKGEDNSCVRGMDGFFQGFTDAVLMAQNLVNAAESLGLGTCFLGSILNDPARMIEILQLPKLTFPALGVMFGYPGQQPQLKPRMPMELRMFEDSYNCFDGSYLEAFADYDQEMTTYYDTRAHGKRSDTFTDSLTRIMLREAPLRRGMLNTVRAQGFDLALQPR; this is translated from the coding sequence ATGTCTGAAACTATCGAACACCAGTTAGCACACCGCTCGGTGCGTCGTTTTGATTCTCAGCCAATCTCGCCAGAGGTATTAGCGCAGCTAAAAGAGGCTACCCGACGCACCGCCACCTCCTGCGGGGTGCAAATGGCTTCGATTATTCAGGTGAACGATCCGGAAAAGAAGCGGCAGATTTCTCTGGTTTCTAATCAGGACTATATTGCCGATGCTCCGCAGCTGTGGATTTTCCTCACTGACCTGTACCGTTCCTACCGGATTGTGGAGGAAAAAGGTGAGGATAATAGCTGCGTGCGCGGTATGGACGGTTTTTTTCAGGGCTTTACCGATGCGGTACTGATGGCGCAAAATTTGGTGAATGCCGCCGAATCCCTGGGGTTAGGCACCTGTTTCTTAGGGTCAATCTTGAACGACCCAGCGCGGATGATTGAGATTTTGCAACTGCCGAAACTGACTTTCCCTGCCCTGGGGGTAATGTTTGGCTACCCGGGGCAACAGCCGCAGCTCAAGCCACGGATGCCCATGGAGCTGCGTATGTTTGAGGACTCCTATAACTGCTTTGACGGATCCTATCTGGAAGCGTTTGCGGATTATGACCAGGAAATGACTACCTACTATGACACTCGGGCACATGGCAAACGCTCGGATACTTTCACCGATAGCCTCACTCGGATCATGCTGCGGGAGGCGCCCCTGCGCCGCGGAATGTTGAACACGGTGCGCGCCCAGGGCTTCGACCTCGCCCTCCAGCCCCGCTAA
- a CDS encoding PTS ascorbate transporter subunit IIC: MNTVLTIANFLVNEILSVPAFLIGIITAVGLAAMKRGAGKVVGGAIKATLGFLLIGAGAGLVSSSLEPLGAMITGATGAKGVVPTNEAIVGIAQNEFGGQVAWIMILGFVVSLVLARFTPLSYVFLTGHHVLFMATLLTMVLAPSGYPTWVVIVFGAALLGIAMVSLPAIAHPWTRRITGDDSIAIGHFGTAGYVVSGCVGKLVGGKGKKMSASSEELKLPEGLRFLRDSMVATALSMALMYVILAVLFIARAGSQEAFKAFPNGAANVGNYLMQAVTQGLEFGVAVAVILFGVRTILGELVPAFQGIAAKVVPGAIPALDAPIVFPYAQNAVLIGFLSSFVGGLVSLAVLSIWLNPMFGVALIMPGLVPHFFTGGAAGVYGNATGGRRGAILGAFANGLVITFLPAFLLDVLGSFGKANTTFGDADFGWIGLLLGWSTKAGGILGLILLSLVGLAIFGAGLFSQKKLVNTHWDPTPHRPVPVSNSAVSADKSQPVVGTKTKYPKVLPPAGAPLPPAPLS, translated from the coding sequence ATGAATACCGTTCTTACAATCGCAAACTTCCTGGTAAATGAGATTCTGTCTGTACCGGCATTCTTAATCGGGATTATCACCGCAGTCGGTTTGGCGGCGATGAAACGTGGTGCTGGAAAAGTTGTTGGTGGCGCAATTAAAGCGACTTTGGGTTTCCTGCTGATTGGTGCCGGTGCTGGGTTAGTTTCTAGCTCATTGGAGCCTCTAGGCGCAATGATAACTGGCGCCACCGGAGCCAAAGGAGTGGTACCCACCAATGAAGCAATCGTAGGTATCGCGCAAAATGAATTCGGTGGACAAGTAGCCTGGATCATGATCCTGGGATTCGTGGTTTCGCTAGTGTTGGCCAGATTTACCCCGCTCAGTTACGTATTTCTCACCGGTCATCACGTGCTATTCATGGCAACCTTGTTAACCATGGTGTTAGCACCATCTGGCTACCCCACCTGGGTCGTAATTGTTTTTGGAGCGGCATTGTTGGGAATAGCAATGGTTTCTCTGCCAGCAATTGCTCATCCCTGGACACGTCGTATCACCGGCGATGACTCTATCGCCATTGGTCACTTCGGTACTGCGGGGTATGTAGTTTCTGGATGCGTTGGCAAACTCGTAGGTGGCAAGGGAAAGAAGATGTCGGCTTCCTCCGAAGAACTGAAACTTCCCGAAGGGCTGCGATTCCTACGAGATTCGATGGTGGCCACCGCGCTTTCTATGGCATTAATGTACGTAATTCTGGCGGTACTTTTCATCGCCCGTGCAGGTTCCCAAGAAGCCTTTAAAGCGTTCCCGAATGGTGCCGCCAACGTGGGCAACTACCTAATGCAGGCGGTCACCCAGGGGCTCGAGTTCGGGGTGGCAGTAGCAGTCATACTGTTCGGGGTTCGCACCATCTTAGGTGAACTGGTACCCGCCTTCCAGGGGATTGCCGCCAAAGTTGTTCCCGGCGCTATACCTGCGCTGGACGCGCCTATTGTTTTCCCCTATGCCCAAAACGCAGTGCTAATAGGTTTCCTTTCCTCTTTCGTGGGAGGTTTAGTGAGCCTAGCAGTCCTTTCCATCTGGCTAAACCCAATGTTCGGCGTGGCATTAATCATGCCGGGTCTGGTTCCTCATTTCTTTACTGGCGGTGCCGCAGGAGTCTATGGTAATGCCACTGGAGGACGGCGCGGAGCTATTCTGGGCGCCTTCGCTAATGGTCTGGTAATTACCTTCCTCCCAGCATTTCTTTTGGATGTTCTCGGTTCCTTCGGAAAAGCTAATACCACCTTTGGTGACGCCGATTTCGGTTGGATAGGTTTACTGTTGGGTTGGTCTACCAAGGCTGGAGGAATACTCGGACTAATATTACTTTCCCTGGTGGGACTGGCAATTTTCGGAGCGGGACTATTTAGTCAAAAGAAGTTGGTAAACA
- a CDS encoding methylated-DNA--[protein]-cysteine S-methyltransferase: MRQTATDTFIQFYDSPLGELAMRSDGSALIGLGLASQQAAVATAAGTRPQEKSLPIFQETARWLDSYFRGRAPSFTPKLKLSGSDFQKRVCEIMLTIPFGETVTYGEIAARIARERGIPRMSAQAVGGAVGANPILIIVPCHRVIGAGGNLTGYGAGMERKIQLLKLENVDMTSLFVPKKNSVAKKHPLPNKLRPRPLNKIGVS; the protein is encoded by the coding sequence TTGAGGCAAACGGCTACGGACACCTTCATCCAGTTCTATGATTCCCCGCTGGGCGAGCTTGCCATGCGCAGCGATGGCAGCGCACTGATCGGGTTAGGGCTAGCATCACAGCAGGCCGCGGTGGCAACTGCTGCCGGTACCCGCCCTCAGGAAAAATCTTTGCCCATATTCCAAGAAACCGCCCGCTGGTTAGATAGCTATTTTCGAGGACGCGCCCCCTCCTTTACCCCAAAGCTAAAACTGAGCGGCTCAGACTTTCAGAAACGGGTTTGCGAAATCATGCTTACCATCCCCTTCGGGGAAACCGTCACCTATGGGGAAATCGCTGCCCGGATCGCGCGGGAGCGAGGTATCCCGCGAATGTCAGCGCAGGCAGTTGGGGGAGCGGTAGGGGCAAATCCGATTTTGATAATTGTTCCTTGTCACCGGGTAATTGGTGCGGGCGGTAACCTCACCGGCTATGGCGCCGGGATGGAGCGAAAAATCCAGCTGCTGAAACTAGAAAACGTTGATATGACGAGTCTGTTTGTGCCAAAGAAAAACTCGGTAGCAAAGAAACATCCGCTACCAAATAAGCTGCGCCCTCGCCCCCTAAATAAAATAGGTGTTTCGTAG
- a CDS encoding class I adenylate-forming enzyme family protein: MIRPIRNFQRAAIDHPHAQSLAGPLGDFSLSDTWSLSQHLVLYLQEQGIVSGDRVAICSANSEYHLLLWIACDQIGAVFVPLAKAAAPADLRAMVSDCAPRLLFSDQEGEIQIDSAARSAAETAPSQGSALDKPLVINLAHLHERILNAHREHPFSPGELASEIAPVAEGELAAIIYTSGTSGRPLGVEHSRETMYWAWANYRDAFDYRNSDTGLALAPLSHIGGFNGTTNDIFCHGGKVVVIAGFSPLAAARIIRDEQVTIGFAVPTMFTGMLDALEKEKGESLTENPFPHWRRPLIGGAPLPAALARRMEKLQLRPIQVWGMTETGGAGCYLGINESLAHPEAAGRPFTYSQVAVRDADGKVLPAGSQGQVTIGGPQVCKTNYPGKAISAIEGQIETGDIGFIGEDGLLRLSGRASDVIISGGEHVFPAQVEDALSTFPGIGQVAVIGLEDEYWGQRVCAVITGTAALEDIKPFLAGKLAAYKIPKQIIKVENLPLNSAGKLSRQTLRESFGNEGRGK, translated from the coding sequence ATGATTAGACCAATAAGAAACTTTCAAAGAGCCGCGATTGACCATCCTCATGCGCAAAGCCTAGCCGGTCCCCTGGGAGATTTTTCTTTGTCCGACACCTGGTCGCTATCGCAACATTTAGTGCTTTACCTGCAAGAACAGGGAATAGTTAGCGGGGATCGGGTGGCAATCTGCAGTGCCAACAGCGAATACCATCTATTGCTGTGGATCGCTTGTGACCAGATAGGGGCGGTATTCGTTCCGCTGGCTAAAGCTGCCGCGCCTGCTGATTTACGAGCGATGGTGAGTGACTGTGCCCCGCGTCTGCTATTTAGCGATCAAGAAGGGGAGATACAGATAGATAGCGCCGCCCGTTCTGCCGCGGAAACTGCGCCCTCACAGGGGAGCGCCCTCGATAAGCCGTTAGTTATAAACCTGGCTCACCTGCATGAACGTATCTTGAATGCCCATAGGGAGCATCCGTTTTCGCCTGGGGAACTAGCCAGTGAGATTGCCCCGGTAGCCGAGGGCGAGCTGGCCGCAATTATCTATACCTCCGGGACTTCCGGGCGGCCGCTGGGGGTGGAGCATTCCCGCGAAACCATGTATTGGGCGTGGGCGAACTATCGTGACGCCTTCGATTACCGCAACTCTGATACCGGGTTGGCACTCGCACCCTTGTCCCATATCGGCGGGTTTAACGGCACCACCAACGATATTTTTTGTCACGGCGGAAAAGTGGTAGTGATTGCGGGGTTTTCTCCGCTTGCCGCTGCCCGGATTATTCGCGACGAGCAAGTCACTATCGGGTTCGCGGTTCCCACCATGTTCACCGGGATGCTAGATGCCCTCGAAAAAGAAAAAGGCGAGTCGCTCACGGAAAATCCGTTTCCGCATTGGCGCCGTCCCCTGATTGGAGGCGCACCCCTACCTGCAGCTTTAGCGCGGCGGATGGAAAAACTACAGCTGCGTCCGATCCAAGTGTGGGGGATGACCGAAACCGGAGGGGCTGGTTGCTACCTGGGAATAAACGAATCCTTAGCGCACCCGGAGGCCGCTGGTCGTCCCTTCACCTATTCTCAGGTGGCGGTGCGCGATGCGGATGGCAAGGTGCTACCCGCAGGTAGCCAAGGGCAAGTAACCATCGGCGGCCCGCAGGTATGTAAAACCAACTACCCGGGCAAAGCCATCAGTGCTATCGAGGGGCAAATTGAAACCGGAGATATTGGCTTTATCGGCGAGGACGGATTGCTGCGCCTGAGCGGACGGGCAAGCGATGTAATCATCAGCGGTGGGGAACACGTTTTCCCCGCGCAGGTTGAGGACGCGCTCTCAACTTTTCCCGGTATCGGGCAGGTCGCCGTAATTGGCCTGGAGGACGAATATTGGGGACAGCGAGTCTGTGCAGTAATCACCGGAACCGCCGCCCTCGAGGATATTAAACCGTTCCTAGCCGGCAAATTAGCCGCCTACAAGATTCCCAAGCAAATAATCAAAGTAGAAAACTTACCCCTAAACAGTGCCGGAAAACTATCCCGCCAAACCCTCCGAGAATCATTTGGCAACGAGGGTCGCGGGAAGTAA
- a CDS encoding PTS sugar transporter subunit IIA, producing MSTLNRLLATGAVDLHSSESDWRSAIRHAGQLLESAGKITPEYTEAMIESVEEKGPYIVIAPGFAFAHARPSAAVKETSFSWVRLDPPVAFNHKSNDPVDLLVAFAATDTSSHLEAMKELAKLLASKRDSLSAANSEEELREIFDSQTAKPKGQDKTPSAKKPDRAASARKTASDSVPSKGKILTVCGNGLGTSLFLKNTLDQVLDEWGWSPYLNVEATDTISAKGRAKEADFLLTSGEIAATLGDVGVPVHVIQDFTSMPEIDKALRELYDI from the coding sequence ATGTCAACTCTAAATAGATTACTGGCAACTGGGGCAGTTGATTTACACAGCTCAGAGAGCGATTGGCGCTCAGCGATTCGCCATGCTGGGCAGCTTTTGGAATCGGCCGGAAAAATCACTCCCGAATATACAGAGGCTATGATCGAATCAGTTGAGGAAAAAGGCCCCTACATCGTAATAGCACCGGGGTTTGCATTCGCTCATGCACGGCCATCGGCGGCAGTAAAAGAAACTTCCTTTTCCTGGGTGCGACTGGATCCCCCAGTAGCGTTTAACCATAAATCTAATGATCCGGTTGACCTGTTAGTGGCTTTCGCTGCTACCGACACCTCTTCCCATCTAGAGGCGATGAAAGAGCTAGCCAAACTGTTGGCTTCTAAAAGAGACTCGCTTAGTGCAGCAAACAGTGAGGAAGAACTACGCGAAATCTTCGACTCGCAGACTGCAAAGCCGAAAGGTCAAGATAAGACTCCCAGCGCCAAGAAACCTGATCGAGCAGCTAGCGCAAGGAAAACAGCTAGCGACTCAGTTCCGTCTAAAGGGAAAATACTCACCGTGTGCGGCAATGGCCTAGGAACCTCTTTATTCCTGAAAAACACCCTGGATCAAGTATTAGATGAATGGGGATGGAGTCCCTATCTGAATGTTGAGGCCACCGACACTATCTCTGCAAAGGGACGAGCCAAAGAAGCAGACTTCCTGCTCACCTCGGGGGAAATAGCCGCCACTCTGGGTGATGTTGGGGTGCCGGTACATGTAATCCAAGACTTTACTTCCATGCCGGAAATCGATAAAGCCCTACGCGAGCTTTACGATATTTAA